Proteins from a single region of Penaeus monodon isolate SGIC_2016 chromosome 29, NSTDA_Pmon_1, whole genome shotgun sequence:
- the LOC119591653 gene encoding vascular endothelial growth factor A-like: MIRWRLIVVSCFLLGDPSTQSSPTNVGDDSRLLPVSVSQEWPLETMLKVTAKKELREFVMNFLLDERMCSSKALFEVVVGEDSTDLAGYQWWSRQCGSKKDFALLGFPDFTDITWARERRDANKGGAKRYYGLSSKEWRKLEKLIKKMCCKAVKTMVELPTEGDSRVQLKPSCVAVRRCSGCCDSRLFECRPTEISVKTFKVIALGGSENARKVRVDEHKACECSCREREEHCNKTIHFYDAGACSCKCRSEMTNCSNGKVWDEKQCACACKKERTCREGRSFDSNSCRCLRT; encoded by the exons ATGATCAG ATGGCGCTTAATCGTGGTGTCCTGCTTCCTGCTTGGCGATCCTTCGACGCAGTCCAGTCCCACTAACGTCGGCGATGACTCCAGACTCCTTCCCGTTTCAGTGTCACAA GAGTGGCCTTTGGAAACGATGCTGAAGGTAACCGCGAAGAAAGAACTGCGGGAATTCGTCATGAATTTCCTTCTGGATGAGAGGATGTGCTCCTCCAAGGCGCTCTTCGAGGTGGTCGTCGGAGAG GATAGCACAGACCTAGCTGGATATCAGTGGTGGAGCAGACAGTGTGGCTCCAAGAAAGACTTCGCGCTCCTCGGGTTCCCAGACTTCACTGACATCACGTGGGCCAGGGAGCGGCGCGATGCCAATAAGGGAGGCGCCAAGCGATACTATGGAT TGTCCTCAAAAGAATGGAGGAAACTTGAAAAACTTATCAAGAAAATGTGCTGCAAAGCCGTGAAGACGATGGTGGAACTGCCGACGGAGGGCGACTCGAGAGTGCAGTTGAAGCCCTCCTGCGTCGCCGTCAGGAGGTGCTCAGGCTGCTGTGATTCCCGGCTGTTCGAGTGCCGCCCGACCGAGATCTCTGTGAAGACGTTTA AGGTCATTGCTTTGGGGGGTTCGGAAAACGCGAGAAAAGTTCGAGTCGACGAACACAAAGCCTGCGAGTGTTCGTGCAGA gaGAGAGAAGAACACTGCAACAAAACCATCCACTTCTACGACGCGGGGGCGTGTAGCTGCAAGTGCCGCTCCGAGATGACGAACTGCTCGAACGGCAAG GTATGGGACGAGAAAcagtgcgcgtgcgcgtgcaagAAGGAGAGAACGTGTCGGGAGGGCAGGAGCTTCGACTCGAACTCTTGCAG GTGTCTGCGAACTTGA